A DNA window from Coffea arabica cultivar ET-39 chromosome 6c, Coffea Arabica ET-39 HiFi, whole genome shotgun sequence contains the following coding sequences:
- the LOC113693711 gene encoding auxin response factor 19 isoform X2 produces the protein MKTPATGAGAPSAAALANPSEGEKKSINPELWQACAGPLVNLPAAGTHVVYFPQGHSEQVAASMKKDVDAQIPNYPNLPSKLLCLLHNVTLHADPETDEVYAQMTLQPVPEFDKDALLRSDLSTKANKPQTEFFCKTLTASDTSTHGGFSVPRRAAEKIFPSLDFTMQPPAQELVARDLHENLWTFRHIYRGQPKRHLLTTGWSLFVSGKRLFAGDSVLFIRDEKQQLLLGIRRANRQPTNLSSSVLSSDSMHIGILAAAAHAAANNSPFVVFYNPRASPSEFVIPLAKYYKAVCSNQISLGMRFRMMFETEESGTRRYMGTITGISDLDPLRWKNSQWRNLQVGWDESTAGERRNRVSIWEIEPVTAPFFICPTPSFFRPKRPRQPGMPDDDLSDLDSLFKRTMPWLGEDFGMKDPQALPGMSLVQWMNMQQNPSLANTAQPNYLHSLPGSVMQNIAGADLSRQLGLPAPQAPQQNTLQFAQRPTQQPQHLDQLQNLPASTLNPLGSIIQPQQQLPDISQQPRQPLINQSLPTCQVQAQLLQAQNLVQSQNVLQQQQQSSHQLQRSLSQNLQPSQPQQQQQLMCQNSQQNLLPSQSQDPISQKLNFSEDPIQLQLLQKLHQQQQSLLAQQSAMQQPSQLTQLHDQQKPLLDAPPSFSRSLTSSQIQDVSQPIPTSIPQSHVIPQQITRTNSQNNLRFNQRTQQPKLQQQQSGVVPEVHGHVGHSLTATTNHLSAAGSSLLTGTAGGGPSGITDDIPSCSTSPSTNNCPNGVQPSMNGRTHRGTAMGDEIAQPSAALLSSSGLETMSASGAQMEYLDTQSSATSVCLSQNDVQLPHGTNQMSFNSQPVLFRDTSQEVQADPRNNVSFGANIDNQFGMAMMPDSVSTKGMLGSGKDFSSNLDAGGGMISSYENPKETQPELSSSMVSQSFGVPDMTFNSIDSAINDGNFMNRGPWAPPQLPRMRTYTKVYKRGAVGRSIDITRYSGYEELKQDLARRFGIEGQLEDRQRIGWKLVYVDHENDVLLVGDDPWEEFVNCVRYIKILSPQEVQQMSLDGDFGNSVLPNQACSSSDGGNV, from the exons ATGAAGACGCCGGCCACCGGCGCCGGAGCTCCGTCAGCTGCGGCCTTGGCCAATCCCTCTGAAG GTGAGAAGAAGAGTATAAACCCAGAGCTATGGCAAGCTTGTGCTGGTCCTCTGGTAAATTTGCCGGCCGCTGGGACCCATGTTGTCTACTTCCCTCAAGGCCATAGTGAACAG GTTGCGGCATCCATGAAAAAGGATGTAGATGCTCAAATTCCAAACTACCCAAATCTTCCCTCAAAGCTATTATGCCTCCTTCACAATGTCACACTGCAT GCGGATCCAGAAACAGACGAAGTATATGCCCAGATGACACTCCAACCGGTTCCTGAG TTTGATAAAGATGCATTGCTGAGGTCAGATTTGTCAACAAAGGCTAATAAGCCACAAACAGAATTCTTTTGTAAGACTTTGACAGCCAGTGATACAAGCACCCATGGAGGTTTCTCTGTTCCCCGCCGTGCAGCAGAGAAGATTTTTCCCTCTCTG gattttacaATGCAACCACCTGCTCAAGAGCTTGTGGCCAGGGACCTGCATGAAAATCTATGGACTTTTCGCCATATCTATCGTG GGCAACCAAAGCGTCACTTGCTTACCACTGGATGGAGTCTTTTTGTCAGTGGGAAGAGGCTTTTTGCTGGTGACTCGGTCTTGTTTATTAG GGATGAAAAGCAGCAACTACTCTTGGGCATTAGACGAGCTAATAGGCAACCTACCAACTTATCGTCATCAGTTCTGTCAAGTGACAGCATGCACATTGGGATCCTCGCTGCTGCAGCTCATGCAGCTGCTAACAATAGCCCATTCGTAGTCTTTTATAATCCAAG GGCTAGTCCGTCTGAATTTGTAATCCCTTTGGCCAAGTACTACAAAGCAGTttgcagtaatcaaatatctctTGGGATGCGGTTCAGAATGATGTTTGAAACTGAAGAATCAGGAACAAGAAG ATACATGGGTACAATAACAGGCATCAGTGATCTGGATCCTTTAAGGTGGAAGAACTCACAGTGGCGTAATTTGCAG GTTGGTTGGGATGAGTCGACTGCAGGAGAGAGACGTAATCGGGTATCAATTTGGGAGATTGAACCTGTAACGGCCCCATTTTTCATCTGTCCTACTCCCTCATTCTTTAGACCAAAGCGTCCTAGGCAACCTGGAATGCCAG ATGATGACTTGTCTGACCTAGACAGTCTATTCAAGAGGACAATGCCTTGGCTTGGGGAAGACTTTGGCATGAAGGATCCACAAGCACTCCCTGGTATGAGCTTAGTTCAGTGGATGAACATGCAGCAGAATCCCTCACTGGCTAACACAGCGCagccaaattacttgcattcttTACCTGGGTCTGTTATGCAAAACATTGCTGGAGCAGATCTTTCACGCCAATTAGGTTTGCCAGCACCTCAAGCTCCTCAGCAAAACACCCTGCAGTTTGCACAGAGACCTACCCAGCAACCGCAGCACCTTGATCAACTGCAAAATCTTCCAGCTTCTACATTGAATCCATTAGGCTCAATAATTCAACCGCAACAGCAGCTGCCTGATATATCTCAGCAGCCGAGACAACCTTTAATTAATCAATCTTTGCCTACATGTCAAGTGCAAGCTCAACTTCTCCAGGCACAGAATCTTGTACAAAGTCAAAATGTCCTTCAACAACAGCAACAGTCGAGCCATCAGCTTCAAAGGAGCCTTTCTCAAAACTTGCAGCCTTCGCAGCCACAACAACAGCAGCAACTTATGTGTCAGAATTCACAGCAGAATTTATTGCCATCCCAGTCCCAGGACCCTATTagccaaaagttgaatttttctGAGGACCCAATCCAACTTCAACTTCTACAGAAGCTCCATCAGCAACAGCAATCTTTGTTGGCACAGCAATCTGCAATGCAGCAGCCTTCTCAACTCACCCAACTTCATGATCAACAAAAGCCACTCCTGGATGCACCTCCGAGCTTTTCCAGGTCGTTGACGTCCAGTCAGATACAGGATGTATCCCAACCAATCCCCACCTCTATCCCACAGTCCCATGTTATCCCACAACAGATAACAAGAACCAATAGCCAAAATAATCTCCGCTTCAATCAACGGACTCAGCAACCAAAGCTTCAGCAGCAGCAATCTGGAGTGGTGCCTGAAGTCCATGGGCACGTTGGACACTCACTAACTGCAACAACCAATCATCTCTCTGCCGCTGGCAGCAGTTTACTGACAGGGACAGCTGGTGGAGGCCCTTCTGGGATCACTGATGATATTCCTTCTTGTTCAACTTCTCCATCCACAAATAACTGTCCAAATGGAGTTCAGCCAAGCATGAATGGCAGGACACACCGTGGTACAGCAATGGGGGATGAGATTGCCCAGCCTTCTGCGGCCCTGCTAAGTTCTAGTGGCCTAGAAACCATGTCTGCTAGTG GAGCACAAATGGAATATTTGGATACTCAATCTTCGGCAACTTCAGTCTGTCTTTCTCAAAATGATGTCCAGTTACCACATGGAACCAATCAAATGTCTTTCAATTCTCAGCCAGTGTTGTTCAGAGACACGAGTCAAGAAGTTCAGGCTGATCCAAGAAATAATGTTTCTTTCGGGGCTAACATTGACAACCAATTTGGGATGGCAATGATGCCCGATTCTGTATCTACAAAGGGAATGTTGGGATCTGGTAAGGACTTCTCAAGTAATCTTGACGCTGGAGGTGGAATGATTTCCAGCTATGAGAATCCCAAGGAAACTCAGCCTGAGCTTTCATCATCAATGGTTTCTCAGTCATTTGGAGTACCAGATATGACATTTAATTCAATTGATTCAGCCATCAATGACGGTAACTTCATGAATAGAGGTCCCTGGGCTCCACCACAGTTACCTCGCATGCGGACATATACCAAG GTTTATAAACGTGGAGCTGTTGGGAGATCAATAGATATTACACGTTACTCAGGCTATGAAGAGCTTAAACAAGATCTAGCTCGAAGGTTTGGCATAGAGGGGCAACTGGAGGACAGGCAAAGGATAGGTTGGAAACTTGTGTACGTGGATCATGAAAATGATGTTCTGCTAGTTGGTGATGACCCTTGGGA GGAATTTGTGAACTGTGTCCGCTACATTAAGATTCTTTCTCCTCAAGAAGTTCAGCAGATGAGCTTGGATGGAGATTTTGGGAATAGTGTCCTCCCAAATCAAGCTTGTAGCAGCTCAGATGGTGGGAATGTGTAA
- the LOC113693711 gene encoding auxin response factor 19 isoform X1, whose protein sequence is MKTPATGAGAPSAAALANPSEGEKKSINPELWQACAGPLVNLPAAGTHVVYFPQGHSEQVAASMKKDVDAQIPNYPNLPSKLLCLLHNVTLHADPETDEVYAQMTLQPVPEFDKDALLRSDLSTKANKPQTEFFCKTLTASDTSTHGGFSVPRRAAEKIFPSLDFTMQPPAQELVARDLHENLWTFRHIYRGQPKRHLLTTGWSLFVSGKRLFAGDSVLFIRDEKQQLLLGIRRANRQPTNLSSSVLSSDSMHIGILAAAAHAAANNSPFVVFYNPRASPSEFVIPLAKYYKAVCSNQISLGMRFRMMFETEESGTRRYMGTITGISDLDPLRWKNSQWRNLQVGWDESTAGERRNRVSIWEIEPVTAPFFICPTPSFFRPKRPRQPGMPDDDLSDLDSLFKRTMPWLGEDFGMKDPQALPGMSLVQWMNMQQNPSLANTAQPNYLHSLPGSVMQNIAGADLSRQLGLPAPQAPQQNTLQFAQRPTQQPQHLDQLQNLPASTLNPLGSIIQPQQQLPDISQQPRQPLINQSLPTCQVQAQLLQAQNLVQSQNVLQQQQQSSHQLQRSLSQNLQPSQPQQQQQLMCQNSQQNLLPSQSQDPISQKLNFSEDPIQLQLLQKLHQQQQSLLAQQSAMQQPSQLTQLHDQQKPLLDAPPSFSRSLTSSQIQDVSQPIPTSIPQSHVIPQQITRTNSQNNLRFNQRTQQPKLQQQQSGVVPEVHGHVGHSLTATTNHLSAAGSSLLTGTAGGGPSGITDDIPSCSTSPSTNNCPNGVQPSMNGRTHRGTAMGDEIAQPSAALLSSSGLETMSASGNLVKDLLQKPDVKPSLNVSKSQNQGFFAHQTYLNASGAQMEYLDTQSSATSVCLSQNDVQLPHGTNQMSFNSQPVLFRDTSQEVQADPRNNVSFGANIDNQFGMAMMPDSVSTKGMLGSGKDFSSNLDAGGGMISSYENPKETQPELSSSMVSQSFGVPDMTFNSIDSAINDGNFMNRGPWAPPQLPRMRTYTKVYKRGAVGRSIDITRYSGYEELKQDLARRFGIEGQLEDRQRIGWKLVYVDHENDVLLVGDDPWEEFVNCVRYIKILSPQEVQQMSLDGDFGNSVLPNQACSSSDGGNV, encoded by the exons ATGAAGACGCCGGCCACCGGCGCCGGAGCTCCGTCAGCTGCGGCCTTGGCCAATCCCTCTGAAG GTGAGAAGAAGAGTATAAACCCAGAGCTATGGCAAGCTTGTGCTGGTCCTCTGGTAAATTTGCCGGCCGCTGGGACCCATGTTGTCTACTTCCCTCAAGGCCATAGTGAACAG GTTGCGGCATCCATGAAAAAGGATGTAGATGCTCAAATTCCAAACTACCCAAATCTTCCCTCAAAGCTATTATGCCTCCTTCACAATGTCACACTGCAT GCGGATCCAGAAACAGACGAAGTATATGCCCAGATGACACTCCAACCGGTTCCTGAG TTTGATAAAGATGCATTGCTGAGGTCAGATTTGTCAACAAAGGCTAATAAGCCACAAACAGAATTCTTTTGTAAGACTTTGACAGCCAGTGATACAAGCACCCATGGAGGTTTCTCTGTTCCCCGCCGTGCAGCAGAGAAGATTTTTCCCTCTCTG gattttacaATGCAACCACCTGCTCAAGAGCTTGTGGCCAGGGACCTGCATGAAAATCTATGGACTTTTCGCCATATCTATCGTG GGCAACCAAAGCGTCACTTGCTTACCACTGGATGGAGTCTTTTTGTCAGTGGGAAGAGGCTTTTTGCTGGTGACTCGGTCTTGTTTATTAG GGATGAAAAGCAGCAACTACTCTTGGGCATTAGACGAGCTAATAGGCAACCTACCAACTTATCGTCATCAGTTCTGTCAAGTGACAGCATGCACATTGGGATCCTCGCTGCTGCAGCTCATGCAGCTGCTAACAATAGCCCATTCGTAGTCTTTTATAATCCAAG GGCTAGTCCGTCTGAATTTGTAATCCCTTTGGCCAAGTACTACAAAGCAGTttgcagtaatcaaatatctctTGGGATGCGGTTCAGAATGATGTTTGAAACTGAAGAATCAGGAACAAGAAG ATACATGGGTACAATAACAGGCATCAGTGATCTGGATCCTTTAAGGTGGAAGAACTCACAGTGGCGTAATTTGCAG GTTGGTTGGGATGAGTCGACTGCAGGAGAGAGACGTAATCGGGTATCAATTTGGGAGATTGAACCTGTAACGGCCCCATTTTTCATCTGTCCTACTCCCTCATTCTTTAGACCAAAGCGTCCTAGGCAACCTGGAATGCCAG ATGATGACTTGTCTGACCTAGACAGTCTATTCAAGAGGACAATGCCTTGGCTTGGGGAAGACTTTGGCATGAAGGATCCACAAGCACTCCCTGGTATGAGCTTAGTTCAGTGGATGAACATGCAGCAGAATCCCTCACTGGCTAACACAGCGCagccaaattacttgcattcttTACCTGGGTCTGTTATGCAAAACATTGCTGGAGCAGATCTTTCACGCCAATTAGGTTTGCCAGCACCTCAAGCTCCTCAGCAAAACACCCTGCAGTTTGCACAGAGACCTACCCAGCAACCGCAGCACCTTGATCAACTGCAAAATCTTCCAGCTTCTACATTGAATCCATTAGGCTCAATAATTCAACCGCAACAGCAGCTGCCTGATATATCTCAGCAGCCGAGACAACCTTTAATTAATCAATCTTTGCCTACATGTCAAGTGCAAGCTCAACTTCTCCAGGCACAGAATCTTGTACAAAGTCAAAATGTCCTTCAACAACAGCAACAGTCGAGCCATCAGCTTCAAAGGAGCCTTTCTCAAAACTTGCAGCCTTCGCAGCCACAACAACAGCAGCAACTTATGTGTCAGAATTCACAGCAGAATTTATTGCCATCCCAGTCCCAGGACCCTATTagccaaaagttgaatttttctGAGGACCCAATCCAACTTCAACTTCTACAGAAGCTCCATCAGCAACAGCAATCTTTGTTGGCACAGCAATCTGCAATGCAGCAGCCTTCTCAACTCACCCAACTTCATGATCAACAAAAGCCACTCCTGGATGCACCTCCGAGCTTTTCCAGGTCGTTGACGTCCAGTCAGATACAGGATGTATCCCAACCAATCCCCACCTCTATCCCACAGTCCCATGTTATCCCACAACAGATAACAAGAACCAATAGCCAAAATAATCTCCGCTTCAATCAACGGACTCAGCAACCAAAGCTTCAGCAGCAGCAATCTGGAGTGGTGCCTGAAGTCCATGGGCACGTTGGACACTCACTAACTGCAACAACCAATCATCTCTCTGCCGCTGGCAGCAGTTTACTGACAGGGACAGCTGGTGGAGGCCCTTCTGGGATCACTGATGATATTCCTTCTTGTTCAACTTCTCCATCCACAAATAACTGTCCAAATGGAGTTCAGCCAAGCATGAATGGCAGGACACACCGTGGTACAGCAATGGGGGATGAGATTGCCCAGCCTTCTGCGGCCCTGCTAAGTTCTAGTGGCCTAGAAACCATGTCTGCTAGTGGTAACTTAGTTAAAGATTTGCTGCAAAAACCTGATGTTAAGCCTTCATTGAACGTCTCCAAGAGTCAGAACCAAGGATTTTTTGCTCATCAAACCTACCTTAATGCTTCAGGAGCACAAATGGAATATTTGGATACTCAATCTTCGGCAACTTCAGTCTGTCTTTCTCAAAATGATGTCCAGTTACCACATGGAACCAATCAAATGTCTTTCAATTCTCAGCCAGTGTTGTTCAGAGACACGAGTCAAGAAGTTCAGGCTGATCCAAGAAATAATGTTTCTTTCGGGGCTAACATTGACAACCAATTTGGGATGGCAATGATGCCCGATTCTGTATCTACAAAGGGAATGTTGGGATCTGGTAAGGACTTCTCAAGTAATCTTGACGCTGGAGGTGGAATGATTTCCAGCTATGAGAATCCCAAGGAAACTCAGCCTGAGCTTTCATCATCAATGGTTTCTCAGTCATTTGGAGTACCAGATATGACATTTAATTCAATTGATTCAGCCATCAATGACGGTAACTTCATGAATAGAGGTCCCTGGGCTCCACCACAGTTACCTCGCATGCGGACATATACCAAG GTTTATAAACGTGGAGCTGTTGGGAGATCAATAGATATTACACGTTACTCAGGCTATGAAGAGCTTAAACAAGATCTAGCTCGAAGGTTTGGCATAGAGGGGCAACTGGAGGACAGGCAAAGGATAGGTTGGAAACTTGTGTACGTGGATCATGAAAATGATGTTCTGCTAGTTGGTGATGACCCTTGGGA GGAATTTGTGAACTGTGTCCGCTACATTAAGATTCTTTCTCCTCAAGAAGTTCAGCAGATGAGCTTGGATGGAGATTTTGGGAATAGTGTCCTCCCAAATCAAGCTTGTAGCAGCTCAGATGGTGGGAATGTGTAA
- the LOC113691991 gene encoding acetate--CoA ligase CCL3-like, giving the protein MGVEEKDIDHLPKNAANYTAFTPLGFLARAALVHPSRTSIIHGSDHYTWLQTYRRCRRLASALIKRSVTFGSTVAVIAPNVPAMYEAHFGVPMAGAVLNAVNIRLNAETVAFLLGHSEAAVVMVDQEFFSLAEEALKILSDKSKGNFRPPLLIVIADKTCDSKSLQHALSKGAVEYERILETGDPNFAWKPPQDEWHSIALGYTSGTTASPKGVVLHHRGAYLMALSNALVWGMKEGAVYLWTLPMFHCNGWCFTWALAAMCGTSVCLRQAIYSAIANLGVTHFCAAPVVLNTIVNARKEETILPLPRIVHVMTAGAAPPPSVLSAMSKRGFRVTHTYGLSETYGPSTICVWKPEWDLLPPENQARLNARQGLQYIALEGLDVVDTKSMTPVTADGTTMGEIVFRGNAVMKGYLKNPKANQEAFANGYFHSGDLAVKHPDGYIEIKDRSKDIIISGGENISSLEVENMLYQHPAILEVSVVARPDEQWGESPCAFVTLKGDLEKSDQKSFAEDIMKFSRSKMPAYWVPKSVVFGPLPKTATGKMQNHLLRAKATELGSVKKSRI; this is encoded by the exons ATGGGTGTAGAGGAGAAAGATATTGACCATCTCCCAAAGAATGCAGCCAACTATACAGCTTTTACTCCACTTGGCTTCCTGGCGAGAGCTGCTTTAGTCCATCCCAGCCGTACATCTATCATCCACGGCTCTGATCATTACACGTGGCTCCAAACTTACCGGCGCTGCCGCAGATTAGCATCCGCTCTCATTAAACGTTCCGTCACCTTCGGTAGCACT GTTGCTGTAATTGCACCAAATGTACCGGCAATGTACGAAGCACATTTTGGAGTTCCAATGGCAGGAGCTGTTCTGAATGCTGTCAATATTCGTCTAAATGCAGAGACTGTTGCATTTCTTCTGGGGCATTCAGAAGCTGCTGTTGTAATGGTTGACCAAGAATTTTTCTCCCTGGCAGAGGAAGCTTTAAAAATCTTGTCTGACAAGAGCAAAGGCAACTTCAGGCCTCCTCTTCTTATTGTTATTGCTGATAAAACCTGCGATTCGAAGTCACTCCAACATGCTCTTTCAAAAGGAGCAGTGGAATATGAGAGAATTCTGGAAACTGGTGACCCAAACTTTGCATGGAAGCCACCACAAGATGAGTGGCATAGCATTGCTCTTGGTTATACTTCTGGCACGACAGCGAGTCCCAAGGGAGTCGTGCTCCACCATCGAGGGGCATATCTGATGGCTCTCAGTAATGCTCTTGTATGGGGAATGAAAGAAGGGGCAGTTTATCTATGGACTCTTCCCATGTTCCATTGCAATGGCTGGTGTTTCACTTGGGCACTGGCTGCTATGTGTGGAACAAGTGTATGCCTTAGACAG GCAATCTATTCAGCCATAGCCAATCTTGGCGTCACACATTTCTGTGCTGCTCCAGTGGTGCTCAATACAATTGTGAATGCTCGAAAAGAAGAGACCATCCTCCCTCTCCCTCGTATTGTACATGTAATGACGGCCGGCGCTGCTCCACCCCCTTCTGTTCTTTCTGCAATGTCTAAAAGAGGCTTTCGCGTTACGCACACTTATGGCCTCTCAGAAACATATGGTCCTTCCACCATATGTGTGTGGAAACCTGAATGGGATTTGCTGCCACCTGAAAACCAAGCGCGATTGAATGCTCGACAAGGTTTGCAGTACATTGCCTTGGAAGGCCTCGATGTTGTCGACACAAAAAGCATGACACCCGTTACTGCTGATGGAACCACAATGGGAGAAATTGTTTTCAGAGGTAACGCTGTGATGAAGGGATATTTGAAAAATCCCAAAGCCAATCAAGAGGCTTTTGCAAATGGATATTTTCATTCTGGTGATCTTGCTGTGAAGCATCCAGATGGTTACATAGAAATTAAGGACAGATCGAAGGACATCATTATATCTGGAGGTGAAAACATCAGTAGTCTTGAAGTAGAGAATATGCTGTATCAACATCCTGCAATATTGGAAGTTTCAGTGGTGGCAAGACCGGACGAGCAATGGGGTGAGTCACCTTGTGCATTTGTCACGTTAAAGGGAGACTTGGAAAAATCTGATCAAAAGAGCTTCGCAGAAGATATAATGAAATTCAGTCGATCAAAGATGCCTGCATATTGGGTTCCAAAATCTGTGGTATTTGGACCATTGCCAAAGACTGCAACTGGAAAAATGCAGAACCATTTGTTGAGGGCCAAGGCAACGGAGCTGGGATCAGTGAAGAAGAGTCGCATATAA
- the LOC113694050 gene encoding proteasome subunit beta type-6, whose translation MDLNSGDLNSPLSTGTTIIGVTYNGGVVLGADSRTSTGMYVANRASDKITQLTDNVYLCRSGSAADTQTISDYVRYFLHQHTIQLGQPTTVKVAANLVRLLAYNNKNMLQAGLIVGGWDKYEGGKIYGVPLGGTIIEQPFAIGGSGSSYLYGFFDQAWKEGMTQEEAEQLVVKAVSLAIARDGASGGVVRTVTINSEGVARKFYPGDSLPLWHEELEPHESLLDILSTSNPEPMVS comes from the exons ATGGACCTGAACTCAGGCGATCTCAATTCACCTCTTTCGACGGGGACCACCATAATCGGCGTTACCTACAACGGCGGCGTTGTCCTCGGCGCCGATTCTCGCACCAGCACCG GAATGTATGTGGCAAATAGGGCTTCTGATAAGATCACTCAGTTGACTGATAATGTCTACTTATGCCGCTCCGGATCG GCTGCAGATACCCAAACTATCTCAGACTATGTTCGCTACTTTCTCCATCAACACAC GATACAACTTGGGCAACCTACAACTGTTAAAGTTGCTGCAAACCTTGTCAGATTGTTAGCCTATAATAACAAG AACATGCTACAAGCTGGCCTCATTGTGGGTGGATGGGACAAATATGAAGGAGGTAAAATATATGGAGTACCTCTTGGAGGTACAATTATTGAACAGCCTTTTGCTATTGGAG GATCGGGCTCTTCGTATTTGTATGGTTTTTTTGACCAAGCGTGGAAGGAAGGGATGACCCAAGAAGAAGCTGAG CAATTGGTGGTCAAAGCTGTTTCTCTTGCCATTGCTCGAGATGGTGCCAGTGGGGGTGTAGTTCGGACTGTGACT ATTAACTCCGAAGGAGTTGCTAGAAAGTTCTATCCTGGTGACTCGCTTCCCCTTTGGCATGAAGAATTAGAGCCCCACGAGTCACTGCTGGATATTCTGTCAACATCTAACCCTGAGCCAATGGTTAGTTGA